The Vespa velutina chromosome 4, iVesVel2.1, whole genome shotgun sequence genome has a window encoding:
- the LOC124948680 gene encoding RNA binding protein fox-1 homolog 2 isoform X3, which translates to MYYPHMVQTGMAAPYGGGVFPPPVNGVAGVVGAAGAAGEVKPPPPVPVKEDNSGTGQQAPPSGAQVSAPTSGPHPSAPGAPTAASFSPPPPPNGVDQQAISEVFQAAVAAAAAAAASGGGQQAATTQGGNETSPEGAVEAGSLVPVTSGATTPATVTQATDLKGQPKRLHVSNIPFRFRDPDLRAMFGQFGPILDVEIIFNERGSKGFGFVTFANSADADRARERLHGTVVEGRKIEVNNATARVQTKKPPTVPNVCVQWPEGYRLPAMPWSWLGAAAPSAAAAAAVAAAAVTPSPAAAPLVLTPRAAARRSVYYDPFLAAHAATQDPNYRLQLEWPQATAEAAAAAAAASPLLKTPLSTAQQATYAAAATYTAVAARAYGAAAAAAQPVAGYAAVAGYGREYADPYLGHGIGPVAGYGATVYRGGYNRFTPY; encoded by the exons CACATGGTGCAGACAGGAATGGCTGCGCCGTACGGTGGGGGTGTCTTCCCACCACCGGTAAACGGTGTCGCGGGCGTCGTTGGGGCGGCCGGGGCAGCGGGCGAGGTGAAACCACCGCCGCCTGTGCCAGTGAAGGAGGACAACAGCGGAACGGGCCAGCAGGCACCACCAAGTGGAGCCCAGGTATCGGCACCGACAAGCGGACCCCATCCTTCGGCACCGGGGGCACCAACGGCAGCCAGTTTCAGCCCACCTCCGCCACCGAACGGCGTCGATCAGCAGGCGATC TCGGAGGTGTTTCAGGCGGCGGTAGCTGCGGCGGCTGCGGCGGCCGCGAGCGGAGGTGGACAACAAGCCGCTACCACTCAGGGAGGAAACGAGACGAGCCCGGAGGGAGCCGTCGAAGCTGGATCTCTCGTACCGGTGACCTCAGGCGCGACAACACCGGCTACCGTGACGCAGGCCACGGATCTCAAGGGCCAGCCTAAGCGCCTGCACGTCAGCAATATACCCTTTCGTTTCCGAGACCCCGATTTGAGGGCGATGTTCGGG CAATTCGGCCCGATCCTCGACGTggaaatcatttttaacgaGAGAGGAAGCAAG GGATTCGGTTTTGTAACATTCGCAAATAGTGCTGACGCGGACCGGGCACGTGAGAGGCTACACGGCACCGTGGTTGAGGGCAGAAAGATTGAG GTGAACAATGCAACGGCGAGGGTGCAGACGAAAAAGCCACCGACGGTACCCAACG TTTGCGTACAATGGCCAGAGG GATACAGGTTGCCGGCGATGCCGTGGAGCTGGCTGGGTGCGGCAGCGCCATCGGCAGCCGCGGCTGCTGCGGTCGCCGCGGCCGCTGTTACACCATCCCCCGCGGCTGCTCCGCTCGTCCTTACACCGAGGGCGGCGGCGAGACGAAG cGTCTATTACGACCCCTTCCTAGCAGCACACGCGGCGACACAGGATCCAAACTACAGGCTACAG TTGGAATGGCCGCAAGCTACAGCCGAA GCAGCTGCAGCGGCGGCCGCAGCATCGCCATTGCTAAAGACGCCGCTCTCGACGGCACAGCAAGCGACTTATGCAGCTGCAGCGACTTACACGGCGGTGGCTGCGCGCGCATACGGGGCAGCTGCAGCGGCAGCACAGCCGGTCGCAGGATATGCCGCAGTAGCGGG TTACGGACGCGAATACGCCGACCCTTATCTCGGACACGGCATCGGTCCGGTGGCAGGATACGGG gcAACGGTCTATAGAGGCGGATACAACAGATTTACGCCTTATTAA
- the LOC124948680 gene encoding RNA binding protein fox-1 homolog 2 isoform X4, whose product MYYPHMVQTGMAAPYGGGVFPPPVNGVAGVVGAAGAAGEVKPPPPVPVKEDNSGTGQQAPPSGAQVSAPTSGPHPSAPGAPTAASFSPPPPPNGVDQQAISEVFQAAVAAAAAAAASGGGQQAATTQGGNETSPEGAVEAGSLVPVTSGATTPATVTQATDLKGQPKRLHVSNIPFRFRDPDLRAMFGQFGPILDVEIIFNERGSKGFGFVTFANSADADRARERLHGTVVEGRKIEVNNATARVQTKKPPTVPNVCVQWPEGYRLPAMPWSWLGAAAPSAAAAAAVAAAAVTPSPAAAPLVLTPRAAARRSVYYDPFLAAHAATQDPNYRLQAKAPALEAAAAAAAASPLLKTPLSTAQQATYAAAATYTAVAARAYGAAAAAAQPVAGYAAVAGYGREYADPYLGHGIGPVAGYGATVYRGGYNRFTPY is encoded by the exons CACATGGTGCAGACAGGAATGGCTGCGCCGTACGGTGGGGGTGTCTTCCCACCACCGGTAAACGGTGTCGCGGGCGTCGTTGGGGCGGCCGGGGCAGCGGGCGAGGTGAAACCACCGCCGCCTGTGCCAGTGAAGGAGGACAACAGCGGAACGGGCCAGCAGGCACCACCAAGTGGAGCCCAGGTATCGGCACCGACAAGCGGACCCCATCCTTCGGCACCGGGGGCACCAACGGCAGCCAGTTTCAGCCCACCTCCGCCACCGAACGGCGTCGATCAGCAGGCGATC TCGGAGGTGTTTCAGGCGGCGGTAGCTGCGGCGGCTGCGGCGGCCGCGAGCGGAGGTGGACAACAAGCCGCTACCACTCAGGGAGGAAACGAGACGAGCCCGGAGGGAGCCGTCGAAGCTGGATCTCTCGTACCGGTGACCTCAGGCGCGACAACACCGGCTACCGTGACGCAGGCCACGGATCTCAAGGGCCAGCCTAAGCGCCTGCACGTCAGCAATATACCCTTTCGTTTCCGAGACCCCGATTTGAGGGCGATGTTCGGG CAATTCGGCCCGATCCTCGACGTggaaatcatttttaacgaGAGAGGAAGCAAG GGATTCGGTTTTGTAACATTCGCAAATAGTGCTGACGCGGACCGGGCACGTGAGAGGCTACACGGCACCGTGGTTGAGGGCAGAAAGATTGAG GTGAACAATGCAACGGCGAGGGTGCAGACGAAAAAGCCACCGACGGTACCCAACG TTTGCGTACAATGGCCAGAGG GATACAGGTTGCCGGCGATGCCGTGGAGCTGGCTGGGTGCGGCAGCGCCATCGGCAGCCGCGGCTGCTGCGGTCGCCGCGGCCGCTGTTACACCATCCCCCGCGGCTGCTCCGCTCGTCCTTACACCGAGGGCGGCGGCGAGACGAAG cGTCTATTACGACCCCTTCCTAGCAGCACACGCGGCGACACAGGATCCAAACTACAGGCTACAG GCTAAAGCGCCCGCTCTGGAG GCAGCTGCAGCGGCGGCCGCAGCATCGCCATTGCTAAAGACGCCGCTCTCGACGGCACAGCAAGCGACTTATGCAGCTGCAGCGACTTACACGGCGGTGGCTGCGCGCGCATACGGGGCAGCTGCAGCGGCAGCACAGCCGGTCGCAGGATATGCCGCAGTAGCGGG TTACGGACGCGAATACGCCGACCCTTATCTCGGACACGGCATCGGTCCGGTGGCAGGATACGGG gcAACGGTCTATAGAGGCGGATACAACAGATTTACGCCTTATTAA
- the LOC124948680 gene encoding RNA binding protein fox-1 homolog 2 isoform X1 has product MYYPHMVQTGMAAPYGGGVFPPPVNGVAGVVGAAGAAGEVKPPPPVPVKEDNSGTGQQAPPSGAQVSAPTSGPHPSAPGAPTAASFSPPPPPNGVDQQAISEVFQAAVAAAAAAAASGGGQQAATTQGGNETSPEGAVEAGSLVPVTSGATTPATVTQATDLKGQPKRLHVSNIPFRFRDPDLRAMFGQFGPILDVEIIFNERGSKGFGFVTFANSADADRARERLHGTVVEGRKIEVNNATARVQTKKPPTVPNVCVQWPEAAALRGVAIQRGRVGAARAAFPSSAAALALARNPGPLAAAAAATALHPFAPAVYYDPFLAAHAATQDPNYRLQLEWPQATAEAAAAAAAASPLLKTPLSTAQQATYAAAATYTAVAARAYGAAAAAAQPVAGYAAVAGYGREYADPYLGHGIGPVAGYGATVYRGGYNRFTPY; this is encoded by the exons CACATGGTGCAGACAGGAATGGCTGCGCCGTACGGTGGGGGTGTCTTCCCACCACCGGTAAACGGTGTCGCGGGCGTCGTTGGGGCGGCCGGGGCAGCGGGCGAGGTGAAACCACCGCCGCCTGTGCCAGTGAAGGAGGACAACAGCGGAACGGGCCAGCAGGCACCACCAAGTGGAGCCCAGGTATCGGCACCGACAAGCGGACCCCATCCTTCGGCACCGGGGGCACCAACGGCAGCCAGTTTCAGCCCACCTCCGCCACCGAACGGCGTCGATCAGCAGGCGATC TCGGAGGTGTTTCAGGCGGCGGTAGCTGCGGCGGCTGCGGCGGCCGCGAGCGGAGGTGGACAACAAGCCGCTACCACTCAGGGAGGAAACGAGACGAGCCCGGAGGGAGCCGTCGAAGCTGGATCTCTCGTACCGGTGACCTCAGGCGCGACAACACCGGCTACCGTGACGCAGGCCACGGATCTCAAGGGCCAGCCTAAGCGCCTGCACGTCAGCAATATACCCTTTCGTTTCCGAGACCCCGATTTGAGGGCGATGTTCGGG CAATTCGGCCCGATCCTCGACGTggaaatcatttttaacgaGAGAGGAAGCAAG GGATTCGGTTTTGTAACATTCGCAAATAGTGCTGACGCGGACCGGGCACGTGAGAGGCTACACGGCACCGTGGTTGAGGGCAGAAAGATTGAG GTGAACAATGCAACGGCGAGGGTGCAGACGAAAAAGCCACCGACGGTACCCAACG TTTGCGTACAATGGCCAGAGG CGGCAGCATTAAGAGGAGTGGCCATTCAAAGGGGAAGAGTCGGCGCGGCAAGGGCAGCTTTTCCGAGCAGCGCGGCGGCGTTGGCGTTGGCCAGAAATCCAGGGCCGCTCGCAGCCGCGGCCGCCGCCACGGCCCTTCATCCCTTTGCGCCTGC cGTCTATTACGACCCCTTCCTAGCAGCACACGCGGCGACACAGGATCCAAACTACAGGCTACAG TTGGAATGGCCGCAAGCTACAGCCGAA GCAGCTGCAGCGGCGGCCGCAGCATCGCCATTGCTAAAGACGCCGCTCTCGACGGCACAGCAAGCGACTTATGCAGCTGCAGCGACTTACACGGCGGTGGCTGCGCGCGCATACGGGGCAGCTGCAGCGGCAGCACAGCCGGTCGCAGGATATGCCGCAGTAGCGGG TTACGGACGCGAATACGCCGACCCTTATCTCGGACACGGCATCGGTCCGGTGGCAGGATACGGG gcAACGGTCTATAGAGGCGGATACAACAGATTTACGCCTTATTAA
- the LOC124948680 gene encoding RNA binding protein fox-1 homolog 2 isoform X6 — MYYPHMVQTGMAAPYGGGVFPPPVNGVAGVVGAAGAAGEVKPPPPVPVKEDNSGTGQQAPPSGAQVSAPTSGPHPSAPGAPTAASFSPPPPPNGVDQQAISEVFQAAVAAAAAAAASGGGQQAATTQGGNETSPEGAVEAGSLVPVTSGATTPATVTQATDLKGQPKRLHVSNIPFRFRDPDLRAMFGQFGPILDVEIIFNERGSKGFGFVTFANSADADRARERLHGTVVEGRKIEVNNATARVQTKKPPTVPNVCVQWPEAAALRGVAIQRGRVGAARAAFPSSAAALALARNPGPLAAAAAATALHPFAPAVYYDPFLAAHAATQDPNYRLQAAAAAAAASPLLKTPLSTAQQATYAAAATYTAVAARAYGAAAAAAQPVAGYAAVAGYGREYADPYLGHGIGPVAGYGATVYRGGYNRFTPY; from the exons CACATGGTGCAGACAGGAATGGCTGCGCCGTACGGTGGGGGTGTCTTCCCACCACCGGTAAACGGTGTCGCGGGCGTCGTTGGGGCGGCCGGGGCAGCGGGCGAGGTGAAACCACCGCCGCCTGTGCCAGTGAAGGAGGACAACAGCGGAACGGGCCAGCAGGCACCACCAAGTGGAGCCCAGGTATCGGCACCGACAAGCGGACCCCATCCTTCGGCACCGGGGGCACCAACGGCAGCCAGTTTCAGCCCACCTCCGCCACCGAACGGCGTCGATCAGCAGGCGATC TCGGAGGTGTTTCAGGCGGCGGTAGCTGCGGCGGCTGCGGCGGCCGCGAGCGGAGGTGGACAACAAGCCGCTACCACTCAGGGAGGAAACGAGACGAGCCCGGAGGGAGCCGTCGAAGCTGGATCTCTCGTACCGGTGACCTCAGGCGCGACAACACCGGCTACCGTGACGCAGGCCACGGATCTCAAGGGCCAGCCTAAGCGCCTGCACGTCAGCAATATACCCTTTCGTTTCCGAGACCCCGATTTGAGGGCGATGTTCGGG CAATTCGGCCCGATCCTCGACGTggaaatcatttttaacgaGAGAGGAAGCAAG GGATTCGGTTTTGTAACATTCGCAAATAGTGCTGACGCGGACCGGGCACGTGAGAGGCTACACGGCACCGTGGTTGAGGGCAGAAAGATTGAG GTGAACAATGCAACGGCGAGGGTGCAGACGAAAAAGCCACCGACGGTACCCAACG TTTGCGTACAATGGCCAGAGG CGGCAGCATTAAGAGGAGTGGCCATTCAAAGGGGAAGAGTCGGCGCGGCAAGGGCAGCTTTTCCGAGCAGCGCGGCGGCGTTGGCGTTGGCCAGAAATCCAGGGCCGCTCGCAGCCGCGGCCGCCGCCACGGCCCTTCATCCCTTTGCGCCTGC cGTCTATTACGACCCCTTCCTAGCAGCACACGCGGCGACACAGGATCCAAACTACAGGCTACAG GCAGCTGCAGCGGCGGCCGCAGCATCGCCATTGCTAAAGACGCCGCTCTCGACGGCACAGCAAGCGACTTATGCAGCTGCAGCGACTTACACGGCGGTGGCTGCGCGCGCATACGGGGCAGCTGCAGCGGCAGCACAGCCGGTCGCAGGATATGCCGCAGTAGCGGG TTACGGACGCGAATACGCCGACCCTTATCTCGGACACGGCATCGGTCCGGTGGCAGGATACGGG gcAACGGTCTATAGAGGCGGATACAACAGATTTACGCCTTATTAA
- the LOC124948680 gene encoding RNA binding protein fox-1 homolog 2 isoform X7, producing MYYPHMVQTGMAAPYGGGVFPPPVNGVAGVVGAAGAAGEVKPPPPVPVKEDNSGTGQQAPPSGAQVSAPTSGPHPSAPGAPTAASFSPPPPPNGVDQQAISEVFQAAVAAAAAAAASGGGQQAATTQGGNETSPEGAVEAGSLVPVTSGATTPATVTQATDLKGQPKRLHVSNIPFRFRDPDLRAMFGQFGPILDVEIIFNERGSKGFGFVTFANSADADRARERLHGTVVEGRKIEVNNATARVQTKKPPTVPNVCVQWPEGYRLPAMPWSWLGAAAPSAAAAAAVAAAAVTPSPAAAPLVLTPRAAARRSVYYDPFLAAHAATQDPNYRLQAAAAAAAASPLLKTPLSTAQQATYAAAATYTAVAARAYGAAAAAAQPVAGYAAVAGYGREYADPYLGHGIGPVAGYGATVYRGGYNRFTPY from the exons CACATGGTGCAGACAGGAATGGCTGCGCCGTACGGTGGGGGTGTCTTCCCACCACCGGTAAACGGTGTCGCGGGCGTCGTTGGGGCGGCCGGGGCAGCGGGCGAGGTGAAACCACCGCCGCCTGTGCCAGTGAAGGAGGACAACAGCGGAACGGGCCAGCAGGCACCACCAAGTGGAGCCCAGGTATCGGCACCGACAAGCGGACCCCATCCTTCGGCACCGGGGGCACCAACGGCAGCCAGTTTCAGCCCACCTCCGCCACCGAACGGCGTCGATCAGCAGGCGATC TCGGAGGTGTTTCAGGCGGCGGTAGCTGCGGCGGCTGCGGCGGCCGCGAGCGGAGGTGGACAACAAGCCGCTACCACTCAGGGAGGAAACGAGACGAGCCCGGAGGGAGCCGTCGAAGCTGGATCTCTCGTACCGGTGACCTCAGGCGCGACAACACCGGCTACCGTGACGCAGGCCACGGATCTCAAGGGCCAGCCTAAGCGCCTGCACGTCAGCAATATACCCTTTCGTTTCCGAGACCCCGATTTGAGGGCGATGTTCGGG CAATTCGGCCCGATCCTCGACGTggaaatcatttttaacgaGAGAGGAAGCAAG GGATTCGGTTTTGTAACATTCGCAAATAGTGCTGACGCGGACCGGGCACGTGAGAGGCTACACGGCACCGTGGTTGAGGGCAGAAAGATTGAG GTGAACAATGCAACGGCGAGGGTGCAGACGAAAAAGCCACCGACGGTACCCAACG TTTGCGTACAATGGCCAGAGG GATACAGGTTGCCGGCGATGCCGTGGAGCTGGCTGGGTGCGGCAGCGCCATCGGCAGCCGCGGCTGCTGCGGTCGCCGCGGCCGCTGTTACACCATCCCCCGCGGCTGCTCCGCTCGTCCTTACACCGAGGGCGGCGGCGAGACGAAG cGTCTATTACGACCCCTTCCTAGCAGCACACGCGGCGACACAGGATCCAAACTACAGGCTACAG GCAGCTGCAGCGGCGGCCGCAGCATCGCCATTGCTAAAGACGCCGCTCTCGACGGCACAGCAAGCGACTTATGCAGCTGCAGCGACTTACACGGCGGTGGCTGCGCGCGCATACGGGGCAGCTGCAGCGGCAGCACAGCCGGTCGCAGGATATGCCGCAGTAGCGGG TTACGGACGCGAATACGCCGACCCTTATCTCGGACACGGCATCGGTCCGGTGGCAGGATACGGG gcAACGGTCTATAGAGGCGGATACAACAGATTTACGCCTTATTAA
- the LOC124948680 gene encoding RNA binding protein fox-1 homolog 2 isoform X2, giving the protein MYYPHMVQTGMAAPYGGGVFPPPVNGVAGVVGAAGAAGEVKPPPPVPVKEDNSGTGQQAPPSGAQVSAPTSGPHPSAPGAPTAASFSPPPPPNGVDQQAISEVFQAAVAAAAAAAASGGGQQAATTQGGNETSPEGAVEAGSLVPVTSGATTPATVTQATDLKGQPKRLHVSNIPFRFRDPDLRAMFGQFGPILDVEIIFNERGSKGFGFVTFANSADADRARERLHGTVVEGRKIEVNNATARVQTKKPPTVPNVCVQWPEAAALRGVAIQRGRVGAARAAFPSSAAALALARNPGPLAAAAAATALHPFAPAVYYDPFLAAHAATQDPNYRLQAKAPALEAAAAAAAASPLLKTPLSTAQQATYAAAATYTAVAARAYGAAAAAAQPVAGYAAVAGYGREYADPYLGHGIGPVAGYGATVYRGGYNRFTPY; this is encoded by the exons CACATGGTGCAGACAGGAATGGCTGCGCCGTACGGTGGGGGTGTCTTCCCACCACCGGTAAACGGTGTCGCGGGCGTCGTTGGGGCGGCCGGGGCAGCGGGCGAGGTGAAACCACCGCCGCCTGTGCCAGTGAAGGAGGACAACAGCGGAACGGGCCAGCAGGCACCACCAAGTGGAGCCCAGGTATCGGCACCGACAAGCGGACCCCATCCTTCGGCACCGGGGGCACCAACGGCAGCCAGTTTCAGCCCACCTCCGCCACCGAACGGCGTCGATCAGCAGGCGATC TCGGAGGTGTTTCAGGCGGCGGTAGCTGCGGCGGCTGCGGCGGCCGCGAGCGGAGGTGGACAACAAGCCGCTACCACTCAGGGAGGAAACGAGACGAGCCCGGAGGGAGCCGTCGAAGCTGGATCTCTCGTACCGGTGACCTCAGGCGCGACAACACCGGCTACCGTGACGCAGGCCACGGATCTCAAGGGCCAGCCTAAGCGCCTGCACGTCAGCAATATACCCTTTCGTTTCCGAGACCCCGATTTGAGGGCGATGTTCGGG CAATTCGGCCCGATCCTCGACGTggaaatcatttttaacgaGAGAGGAAGCAAG GGATTCGGTTTTGTAACATTCGCAAATAGTGCTGACGCGGACCGGGCACGTGAGAGGCTACACGGCACCGTGGTTGAGGGCAGAAAGATTGAG GTGAACAATGCAACGGCGAGGGTGCAGACGAAAAAGCCACCGACGGTACCCAACG TTTGCGTACAATGGCCAGAGG CGGCAGCATTAAGAGGAGTGGCCATTCAAAGGGGAAGAGTCGGCGCGGCAAGGGCAGCTTTTCCGAGCAGCGCGGCGGCGTTGGCGTTGGCCAGAAATCCAGGGCCGCTCGCAGCCGCGGCCGCCGCCACGGCCCTTCATCCCTTTGCGCCTGC cGTCTATTACGACCCCTTCCTAGCAGCACACGCGGCGACACAGGATCCAAACTACAGGCTACAG GCTAAAGCGCCCGCTCTGGAG GCAGCTGCAGCGGCGGCCGCAGCATCGCCATTGCTAAAGACGCCGCTCTCGACGGCACAGCAAGCGACTTATGCAGCTGCAGCGACTTACACGGCGGTGGCTGCGCGCGCATACGGGGCAGCTGCAGCGGCAGCACAGCCGGTCGCAGGATATGCCGCAGTAGCGGG TTACGGACGCGAATACGCCGACCCTTATCTCGGACACGGCATCGGTCCGGTGGCAGGATACGGG gcAACGGTCTATAGAGGCGGATACAACAGATTTACGCCTTATTAA
- the LOC124948680 gene encoding RNA binding protein fox-1 homolog 2 isoform X5, which yields MVQTGMAAPYGGGVFPPPVNGVAGVVGAAGAAGEVKPPPPVPVKEDNSGTGQQAPPSGAQVSAPTSGPHPSAPGAPTAASFSPPPPPNGVDQQAISEVFQAAVAAAAAAAASGGGQQAATTQGGNETSPEGAVEAGSLVPVTSGATTPATVTQATDLKGQPKRLHVSNIPFRFRDPDLRAMFGQFGPILDVEIIFNERGSKGFGFVTFANSADADRARERLHGTVVEGRKIEVNNATARVQTKKPPTVPNVCVQWPEAAALRGVAIQRGRVGAARAAFPSSAAALALARNPGPLAAAAAATALHPFAPAVYYDPFLAAHAATQDPNYRLQLEWPQATAEAAAAAAAASPLLKTPLSTAQQATYAAAATYTAVAARAYGAAAAAAQPVAGYAAVAGYGREYADPYLGHGIGPVAGYGATVYRGGYNRFTPY from the exons ATGGTGCAGACAGGAATGGCTGCGCCGTACGGTGGGGGTGTCTTCCCACCACCGGTAAACGGTGTCGCGGGCGTCGTTGGGGCGGCCGGGGCAGCGGGCGAGGTGAAACCACCGCCGCCTGTGCCAGTGAAGGAGGACAACAGCGGAACGGGCCAGCAGGCACCACCAAGTGGAGCCCAGGTATCGGCACCGACAAGCGGACCCCATCCTTCGGCACCGGGGGCACCAACGGCAGCCAGTTTCAGCCCACCTCCGCCACCGAACGGCGTCGATCAGCAGGCGATC TCGGAGGTGTTTCAGGCGGCGGTAGCTGCGGCGGCTGCGGCGGCCGCGAGCGGAGGTGGACAACAAGCCGCTACCACTCAGGGAGGAAACGAGACGAGCCCGGAGGGAGCCGTCGAAGCTGGATCTCTCGTACCGGTGACCTCAGGCGCGACAACACCGGCTACCGTGACGCAGGCCACGGATCTCAAGGGCCAGCCTAAGCGCCTGCACGTCAGCAATATACCCTTTCGTTTCCGAGACCCCGATTTGAGGGCGATGTTCGGG CAATTCGGCCCGATCCTCGACGTggaaatcatttttaacgaGAGAGGAAGCAAG GGATTCGGTTTTGTAACATTCGCAAATAGTGCTGACGCGGACCGGGCACGTGAGAGGCTACACGGCACCGTGGTTGAGGGCAGAAAGATTGAG GTGAACAATGCAACGGCGAGGGTGCAGACGAAAAAGCCACCGACGGTACCCAACG TTTGCGTACAATGGCCAGAGG CGGCAGCATTAAGAGGAGTGGCCATTCAAAGGGGAAGAGTCGGCGCGGCAAGGGCAGCTTTTCCGAGCAGCGCGGCGGCGTTGGCGTTGGCCAGAAATCCAGGGCCGCTCGCAGCCGCGGCCGCCGCCACGGCCCTTCATCCCTTTGCGCCTGC cGTCTATTACGACCCCTTCCTAGCAGCACACGCGGCGACACAGGATCCAAACTACAGGCTACAG TTGGAATGGCCGCAAGCTACAGCCGAA GCAGCTGCAGCGGCGGCCGCAGCATCGCCATTGCTAAAGACGCCGCTCTCGACGGCACAGCAAGCGACTTATGCAGCTGCAGCGACTTACACGGCGGTGGCTGCGCGCGCATACGGGGCAGCTGCAGCGGCAGCACAGCCGGTCGCAGGATATGCCGCAGTAGCGGG TTACGGACGCGAATACGCCGACCCTTATCTCGGACACGGCATCGGTCCGGTGGCAGGATACGGG gcAACGGTCTATAGAGGCGGATACAACAGATTTACGCCTTATTAA
- the LOC124948680 gene encoding RNA binding protein fox-1 homolog 3 isoform X10, translating into MYYPHMVQTGMAAPYGGGVFPPPVNGVAGVVGAAGAAGEVKPPPPVPVKEDNSGTGQQAPPSGAQVSAPTSGPHPSAPGAPTAASFSPPPPPNGVDQQAISEVFQAAVAAAAAAAASGGGQQAATTQGGNETSPEGAVEAGSLVPVTSGATTPATVTQATDLKGQPKRLHVSNIPFRFRDPDLRAMFGQFGPILDVEIIFNERGSKVNNATARVQTKKPPTVPNVCVQWPEGYRLPAMPWSWLGAAAPSAAAAAAVAAAAVTPSPAAAPLVLTPRAAARRSVYYDPFLAAHAATQDPNYRLQLEWPQATAEAAAAAAAASPLLKTPLSTAQQATYAAAATYTAVAARAYGAAAAAAQPVAGYAAVAGYGREYADPYLGHGIGPVAGYGATVYRGGYNRFTPY; encoded by the exons CACATGGTGCAGACAGGAATGGCTGCGCCGTACGGTGGGGGTGTCTTCCCACCACCGGTAAACGGTGTCGCGGGCGTCGTTGGGGCGGCCGGGGCAGCGGGCGAGGTGAAACCACCGCCGCCTGTGCCAGTGAAGGAGGACAACAGCGGAACGGGCCAGCAGGCACCACCAAGTGGAGCCCAGGTATCGGCACCGACAAGCGGACCCCATCCTTCGGCACCGGGGGCACCAACGGCAGCCAGTTTCAGCCCACCTCCGCCACCGAACGGCGTCGATCAGCAGGCGATC TCGGAGGTGTTTCAGGCGGCGGTAGCTGCGGCGGCTGCGGCGGCCGCGAGCGGAGGTGGACAACAAGCCGCTACCACTCAGGGAGGAAACGAGACGAGCCCGGAGGGAGCCGTCGAAGCTGGATCTCTCGTACCGGTGACCTCAGGCGCGACAACACCGGCTACCGTGACGCAGGCCACGGATCTCAAGGGCCAGCCTAAGCGCCTGCACGTCAGCAATATACCCTTTCGTTTCCGAGACCCCGATTTGAGGGCGATGTTCGGG CAATTCGGCCCGATCCTCGACGTggaaatcatttttaacgaGAGAGGAAGCAAG GTGAACAATGCAACGGCGAGGGTGCAGACGAAAAAGCCACCGACGGTACCCAACG TTTGCGTACAATGGCCAGAGG GATACAGGTTGCCGGCGATGCCGTGGAGCTGGCTGGGTGCGGCAGCGCCATCGGCAGCCGCGGCTGCTGCGGTCGCCGCGGCCGCTGTTACACCATCCCCCGCGGCTGCTCCGCTCGTCCTTACACCGAGGGCGGCGGCGAGACGAAG cGTCTATTACGACCCCTTCCTAGCAGCACACGCGGCGACACAGGATCCAAACTACAGGCTACAG TTGGAATGGCCGCAAGCTACAGCCGAA GCAGCTGCAGCGGCGGCCGCAGCATCGCCATTGCTAAAGACGCCGCTCTCGACGGCACAGCAAGCGACTTATGCAGCTGCAGCGACTTACACGGCGGTGGCTGCGCGCGCATACGGGGCAGCTGCAGCGGCAGCACAGCCGGTCGCAGGATATGCCGCAGTAGCGGG TTACGGACGCGAATACGCCGACCCTTATCTCGGACACGGCATCGGTCCGGTGGCAGGATACGGG gcAACGGTCTATAGAGGCGGATACAACAGATTTACGCCTTATTAA